Part of the Vigna unguiculata cultivar IT97K-499-35 chromosome 3, ASM411807v1, whole genome shotgun sequence genome, TACagacaaataattaaattttacacaGAAGGGTGCAACAAgataaaagaatttttcttcCATTAGCATAGATTCTCTATCAAGAGGATGAGATAGTGTACTATAAGACGAACACACCTCCTTGGTCAACATGTCAACAAAGGGTCGAGACATCTTTAACCATCACGTAAATTGTTTACCATAAGTTTGTAAGTAACGAAGGATCAAAGATAGTTAATCAAAGTACAAAACCCTAAAATGACATAAACATGTAGATACTAGGCTCAACCGAGACACAAGATCCATGACAagtattataaatagttattattCATGAAGTATGTCAGAAGAACATTTATCATTATATTCTCATCCATCAGAAGTTACTTACTGAATTGGGCGTCAAAGTATCTTTGTAGGTTTCTTGTCGAGAACATCTAAGTCACACCGGAAGAGGACATATCAACATGGCATTTTAGAAGATATATCGACTTGAAAAGTATAAGACATGTGGACTGGTGTAATTCTTGGTAGATCTTGATCCAACAATAATAGTTATCAatctcaaaaataaataatacattttaaatgtggaaattgattctaatttatatttttaatattttttaaactttttaaaaaattattataaataaatgttacttttatatataaatgttacttttataaataaatgttgaacaatccaatatataaaattttggttaaCATATACATTTGATCCTTATTTTTGTTCGGTTGCGTTAATTCAGTCTTActatcactactaaaaattctcgcATTACATGcgaattttcttacaaatttgttaaaaaaatttgcaaaaaaagactttttcttgttattttttctaataattttaattagtaggtaattccttcgtgagtaattatttcctacaaaattataaaattcgcaagtatttcctacaaaatttgttgcaaaaagtgttttatacaaaatatttgcaaaaaaattggcagcaattttctgcaaattttttttttcataaccaaatttataagtatgtcctaaaaaaaattcaaaacaaaattggtaggaaatatcagtttttttagtagtgtattttttttttcaattagatcccaattttcgttaattttattcaattatgtCTTTTTTTCTAACGTCAGTTAAATAATTAACGATAATGAATCGTGACtatcacgtgtcattttgtgtttttttcataatttttgaaaaaaaaaatccatgtgTCAACCCAATGGCGTGCCAAAGtgtcaaaatcaatattttatattcaatttggtctctacaTTCGTTATtcgttttcaatttagtctcatatttttttaattgtgagCAATTTTGTCTTTCTTcaaattaagaccaaatttaatttttatataaatgctacaatgatgttttaattaaaattcacatttttattaaatttttttggttttaaaattagaactaaaattttaagaatgagactaattgattaaaattttaagaggttaatatCATActtgaatttcaatttcttaactaatattgtacttgaatttgagttttaatgtgtatatttgttatactttgatataaattcattcatttatatataacttGTAATTTGATGtgtgtcatatttatttttcaataattcaaatatagataaacaaatataataaatgtaaataattggagttgaaaaaattatatacaaatacttaaatgataaataagtaaaataaaatagtattaataatttaaaaatctatcATAGTTTATAGAGATTTTGAAATCTATGACAATTTatgaaagtttcaaaaataattgCATTATAGAGATTCTGAAACCAAtaatattgtatgtgttatgacaagatgaaaagaaacagattaagagaaaaagaagacacCCAAATTTACGTGGTTCAGTCAATGTGACCTACGTTCACGGGGCAGTTCAAGAGTTTCTTACTTCTGAATAATGATAGAGAGATACATGATACATATGCCTTTTAGCCTTATGAAAGAGTAAAAAATAACAACCCCTTTAAACCTCATTACAACCCATAACTATATCATAAATATATGAAGTAAGGAAGATGAAGGGACAACATAACATTCAAGGCATGTTAACAGTACGGAGGTTTAAAAATTCATCGTAGTTAACTAGGATTTTAAACTCATATAACTTAATAGAggttataaatttttgttaaatacaaGACAATAGAAACCCCAACGAATATGGTTtagtaagaaaaattaaaatcgGATAAATGatttaacgaaaattttaatttaggataatgtaaaaatatataaacatatgtTAAGACCATTTCTTTTAGTGATATATCAATCCTATTAACCGAGTATCTGATTAAGATAAGGATTgcacatttttatatattataaattgaaacaAGATCTCCACACttcaaattaataattgttCATCATGGAAgcttatttaaattgatttcaaATGTAAATTAAGTTCAAAAGCAAAATCCATAAATCAATAGTAAAAGCACTTTTCTGctagatataaaattaaattataatatcacaAAGAAAAACGGTTTGACAAGTATAAACCATTAAAAAGACATGCTATTGGGCATTGATACTTttggatttaaaaatattataagaaatcATATTTGTGAATTTAGTAACATCACAATCTTAAAGAAATTTTTTCATTCTTCCTTCTAGTTTGTCTCCTTCTACTCATCTATTTAATAATCGTtggataattatattttgagaaAGAAATCTACTTCAAATTAggaaaaagattttttattactaaattttgacaattttctcttacaacTTTAAGCGTTATCTTCtaaatagtttttcattttttttattctcaatatTCAAAATCTATTTAGAAAATGACACatcatattataagaaaaaattgtcaaaatttagtattcaaaatatcattgtttttcaaattataataatcgCAAACCAGCGATAATTAACTTATTATCACTAtacattaaaacattaaaacaatGTTTATGAgttttaaagatatttaattttttttatttctactttTACTTGTTTCAAAACTTAgaatcatatttaaatatatcaggCTAATAATTTTCACAcaacaaaataaactaataattttcGCATTCATCGTCATCATAAAGTTATTCATAAACAACATAGAAAACAAGAAACCATACATAAACGAACAAATTAGTAGATCAAACGCATAGACTTAAGTAGTAGGTGGGAAGAGATTGGTAGATTCCTTGATCTTGGATATGAACAACTTCTGAAAATCAGAATCTACATTAAGAGCCACTTCTTGCAGTGTAGACGATAAAATGCTCCAAATTGATGTCTTTCCAGCCAACTCTTCAAACAAAGGTCTACAAAAAAACCAGATAATTAACATGTCATACTTTAAAACAACataaaatcaatcaaaattttaacgTTAATGAATGCAATGAAAAACAACTTACTTTGTTGTTGTTACAGTGGAATAACTCTCCAATCCTTCTTCACCAGCAACTTCAGCAACCACAAAGAACTGTGGCACCACAATCAAATGACCAGCCTCAACTTCAGTGTTCAACACACTCTTTCCATTGAAGTCCACAATTTCAATCTTCCCACTTCCTCTTGCAATATAAATCAACTGAGTTGTAGCACTCACTGGGTACGATGGAGCCTTGATAGCATTGGGTTCAAGTTTTACTCTGATTAAGCTCAACCCAGAATCCCCAATGAATGAAAACTCTTTCTCTATTAAGGTTTTGACCAACCCAGCTTTCTCCACAGCATTTTCTGGGGGTGCACCATCTATGTTATACACTAACTTTTTGGTGTTGTGCAGTTGGGGCTTTGGCATAGGTTGAGTTTTGTCTAGTTTGATGATCAAAATTCCAGTTTGGCTTCTTGTGAGCTTTTCTGCTTCATCTTTGTCTAAGCCATAGACCTTGCTTGTGAAATCAGTGGAGAAGCCTCCTATGAGTCCTATGGCCCCGGTTAGAAAGAAATAGGTGAATTTACCAGGAATAAGAGCCTTTGAAGTTTCTCCAAGAAAAACGATGATGAGATCTGTGTCTCCATCGTTGAACCACCACGAGACAGCTCCGATTGGTACTGGTATAACGTCTCCTTGCTCGAGTTTCAAAACCACCTCTTCTTTGCTGTTGGGGAGAACCATCCCAACTACTCCATCACTACCTACACATTCAAGTTTTCAtattgtaagtttttttttatctggtTACTggtatatgtttttggtcttttaaattttagtgaaaGTTAGAGTCACTgtctctttgaaattttgattttatttaatctattaatttttgaaatgtgtgaatttagtcatttttaatcaaattttgttaaatttatttgatcttTCATACGTGtctcatgatagtatttgagtttACATCGATCGACACATCTTCCTTTAAcgtttttggttttttttaacaaaattttgttaagtttatttgatttattatagCATATGAGTTTACCTTATTTGACACAtttctatttcaatattaattaagaaactatctgaaacattaaataaacttaaaattaattgttaaaaaaacttaatttacaTAGTTCTAAAGTTGAAAAACTAtactaaataaaagttttaaaaaaaaactaatttcaattttgaaacatatttaactttgaTATTATAATCAGTGTCAAGTTTGGTatagaaaaattatagtttgactctcattttatactttctaatataatttagtgtgaaatattaattaaagaatcactatctttttttaaaaaaaaaattatattaaatactaagtcatgtcaaaaaataaaaaatggaagtcaaatcataaaaaatcaaattataaaagtcaaaatatcattgccCAAACTCCGTTCTTGATAATAAGAACTTCCCATAGAGGAGCACGAGGAgagaatagaaaatatatatgtaaGGGTATTCTGACCTTGAATCACGTAACCTACTTTGGATGAATCTGCATAGTGAGGAAGAGCAAAGCCACGAGGTTGAAGCAGAAGACGACCTGCACCCAAATTTTGCTGAGCCAAAAGTGGGACTTCAGAAGTTGTCCAAGTGTAGTAACCTCCACCATCTCCCTCGAACAATGCTTCGGCTTTCTTTGGTGTTAAGTCGAACGCCATTTTCTTCAACTTTCCCTACACATAAAACCATTTACACTCCTAAAACATTGGTAATTACCtgatctaatttatttttgtgcATATCTAAGTAAAATCAGAAACTTAGAACATGGTGTTAGACAAAAACTTTCTGCAAATAACTACGAGTTCATAGTAAGTGAGgacaaaaagaaatatatgcAAGGAATAGAGTTTAGGGTTTCTGCCCAATTTGTGAAGATACCTAATCCAAggaaaaaaacagaaaaaacaaTGGAATGAGGAACAGGGGATTTAGGTGCATCAAAGAGATGATGGTGGCTAGCTATATATAGAATATAGAATTGTAGATATATGGACCTTGGAAttcattaacaataaaatatgaaattattggACACGTAAATCAAGATTGTCTAgtttcaaaaactttaattatacatcaagtttttgaatttatcaTTAATCTggttttgtcttttttttttttataatttatatcgaATTTAGAATTTCAGAGTGAAAAATGTTAGTGAGTGTTAATTTTGCTtgttataattcttttaatttttttttgaaattaaaaaattattatttttaatttctaatattataTAAGACATTAATTAACTATGcataaattgaacaaaagatcgaatattatgttatatgttgttttctttttgcaatgatgTTGAAAACGAACTTCTCATTTATTACCTAACTACATAATTAGTTATGGaagaaaaaacatgttttttttcaaactttgttTTGTTGTAATTAGAAAAAATCGATTTTGCTTTTAATTAAAGAATACAATTTGATCTTAACTTTATTTCATCTTAGTCATGTTTTGTCATCTCATAGCAGGCACCACCATTAGTTTAGCTAACTTCTTTTTCATATTGTTATgctgtatttttcttttcttaggtGTTTGCGTCTTTGTATTTCAATTTCAGAAATTTCACACCAAATAATCAAACTCTTGTCTTGTTATCATTATAGAAACTAACTAATTTATTCACTAatgattatcttttatttatacacTAGTTCGTAGATTCATAATTATCTggataagttatttttattatatatatatatatatatatatattgcagtAAACATTCGTTTAAGTCCGTATTCATTTAAGTCTACACCTcgtttaaatttgtatttggaaagaaaaaaattttggatcaataattttgtgattttattttcacaaaaactCACGTATAATCATTTGAttatattatgttaaattttgttatatctgtaaagagaaaaaaaagtatatgaataaaataaaataacacgtttatcatatatatgtgtatatatatatatatatatctaattttttttacaatctCTACACATTCTCAAtactcataatattttatattgtaattgtATGACccttatatgtattttatattatgatatgactctaaaaattttataagtccACATTTCAATTAAGTCTGCATCAAACTCTTAAGATCAAAATgcaaacttaaataaatatttttatatatttgttttaactCTATTTCTATACATGTGAAACACCTATTTATGTCTTTATAATCaccttgttttaaattgttaaaatacttttatttttcatgtactttaaaataattgttttggttttttttcttGGAATTAGTTTCGTAAATTTAagatacatattttataatttttcataattattttatctttattcaatttttatttgatatttacaTCATTGTAAGTTCTTTCTTATTAacggaaaaatatttttgagaaaatattatttaattaatatttaaaaaataaatttggaaatatGGTCGTAggtataaatatacattttttgcgagagagatgaaaaaaatattatatttattggaTTTAAGAAATAAAGATCGGGGTTATAATCTTTATTTTGaagataaataatcaaattggcACATGTCTCCTCTAGTTTTCATTGTAGACTTTTGTTGATAtgacatattaattttataatcaaaTCGTGTTAAtgcaaattatgttttttattaacaatgaaaaacattattaaataatacaatttctAAGTCAAGGTTAAGTTCATTCAACATTTCATTTGAATGGTAATTTATCTTTCAAGATATATAAGAGTTTTAGGAgaacaataattattttgaatatccTTCATTCAAATTTGCTCAAATTTGAAGTCACAACTTAATCGAAAAGTGTTATGACTTAAACAACcagttatatttttaacaataatacTTTATACATACAGCAAATATTCAaacaagatataaaaaaaactactaaaaataacaaattttataataaactaaaataaatcaaatgtaAAATTCTAACTAGTTTTATAACTCAAATTAAACCTAATTTGTACAGCCTAATAGTGGTCACATCTGAACCCTATAaaattaaagggttaaatatgtttttgatctcttaagttttagtgaattttagaattagtccctctttgaaattttatactaatttagtcattcatctttaaaaatgcgtgaatttagtcattcttatcaaattttgttaaatttatttgatattttaaacacattttattataatatttgagttaacactgaaataaaaatgtgtcaaacagtgtaaacgtcaaatactatcatgaaatatgcttgaaacgtcaaataaacttaacttaacaaaatttgattaaaataactaaatttacacatttttaaaagtaaaatattagaTTGGTCAAAagttatgaagaaaaaataattacaaatctCACTGAAATtttagagaaaagaaaacatatttatcccaaaattaaaacaaatccTATATTCCAATCTTGAAACGTTTTCCTTAACTCTAATTAATACTGAGAATTCATTATTGCAAAGAAATTATCATAACGCACTCATACAATACATCTATTTCTTTGACTCATTataaaatagatgaaaataacAGGAAAAATGtcaattagaaatattaattatttaccagtaaaatcattaatattataacAAATCTTATCGTTAGATCTTCACTAGTTGACAATTCTTAAAAGAGATTTTGAGGCTAATCAAAATCTTCTGCATTTGTCATAAGAGATAtcattttttaagagatttggTGATTTGTCCCGAGAGatttaaacattataaatatgaataagatTGTACAAATGAAACGTTTGTTTAATATTACAAGTATTTGCACGCATTCAGAGAACAATTATTCAAAgctatgaattaaatataaacaactTGATCCTATTATATAATTCTTATGGAATCTGATTTGGACCCGTAGTGGGCCGGATAATTATGCTTTTCTTCttattggtattttttttaattatttttttgtcttgttataatgataattgttttaattttagcttattattttaattgattttaatatagtcttattattttaaaaaattaattattgtaatttgttttgtcaaattttattacGATGTTACGTGTATATTTTTCTCATGTTTATGTTTCTTTcgttataaatcaattttaatgaataatatgtCACATGTCTCATGTCATcatcattaatttaattaaaaatttgtatgaatttatattttgaaaatatcaaattaaaaatagtcgaatcaataaaataaaataaaaaaaatgtaatctcTTTTGTCCCTTCTATTATTTGGAGACAAAAACTctgataaattataataattaaaaaatatatttaaaataaaaatacaagttttagtaattattttgttaaaaatatattagtattattatatattatatgatacttttagatattgttatatatttataaatatttagaacaaaagataaaagttttagtaattatttagttaaaaataatattagatattattatatattatatgatatttttagatatCGTCATATATTTGTAGATGTTAGATAttaataagttatatataagttatactCTCATTTATTTTGCTTTGCTATTAACTTAACTAGTTTTTTACTTTATAGCTAAATTTGTAACaagtaaacttttttttttttaaatttattagttatGTAAATTGTATTTTGGatttatgataaatcatttaTATGTACGAcaagtttatttataattacttgATGAGAAATATGACAAATCAATTTACAAATATAGTTTGcaagataaaatgaaatatacaGTCCAAAAAATCAACCGTAAGAGACATAACTTTTCTTCGAGGATAAATTAAcggaaaaattaattacaatcaATGTGTATCAATCAACAATGGTgcaacaaattataattaaaaacgcGATTATAATgagattataaatttaataaactcctcattaaaaaaatgagagttCTCATATTACCAAAGAAGATTCACAATATCAAGTATAAGTTATAGTTTTCCCATGGATTACatgtcaaaagaaaaaaaaaaaaaactactttgTGTGTGCATTGAAGGAGTgaaaaaatgaaaggaaaaaaaaagagaaagaaattgaagatgcaAACTAAGTTTAAATTTGTGAGTCATCCTGAGTCtgattagaaaataatattttttttagtcgtGAATTACACAAGTTTGAATTAGATAGAAGATAACTTCAATTGTAATTTATTAACAACAATTAATCTTTTGTCATTtttcatcacttttttttttttattgtaatcaCTTTctatgattaatttatttgcTTGCTTTTTTACGATTAGAAAggttcaaactttatttttctccTACTATCCcattaatgatatttaataaaataaataaacattttttttacgtAATGATGTAAATATATAGATGCGATGAGTCGATGTActttatttgtattataaaaaaaatacaaaatacataaaataaataaaataaattgaaagaagaaaacttaGCTGAAACATCACACCTAATTCATTAATCTTTGATggatttaaattacaaatttttttgttaccaATGAATTAATACTacatataaatgattaaatcaCTTTAACActcctaaaaaaaataaagtacgAGAatgtttcaataaaataaaataaaaataaataggatacaaatttgttgttaatttgattcattgtgatatactaaaaaaattgtaatcctcaaaatttattaaataattatattactttttcattaaaaatatttgcagatttaatattaagttttatttatgtattcgagtaattgttgtaaaataattttgaagtatcaaataatacatgtaataatataaaaatatagttttaaaaattatactaaaggTAAAGGAAGATTAGAATACAAAAATCGTTAAATAATGTAAGTATCACATTTAAttacatgattaaaattataaagaaaataattttttacacgaCCATTTAACCATTtatagaagaataaaataattttaagaaaaaagaaagaggatAATATCAAacggtaataaaaaaaaatgtggtgacaaaataataaattataaatataaagttcTAGAATACCACGTAAAAATAACACAAAGTACgcaaataacaattaaattacattgaaatgaaaaaaaaaaaacaccaaaataACATGTCCTCTTATTCAAGAAGTTGCGATTAAAGTCTTATtacattaatttcttttatggatCTTGTTAGAACTTTTGTGGACATTCATGTCTAAATTGTTTAATCCTTCATCTATCTCTCGAATATCATCCAATTTTGTAGTCATTGATTTGATAGGGAGGTCGTGATTTatccctttcttttctttcgtGATTCCATGCTCTATCTCAAACATAATCcctttgaaattttttgaaagagTTTTTTGTGTTCTCAATTATCTAATCCGAAATGACAACAATGGTGGCGGTAGCACCATCACCTTCGTTCAACCCTTCTCAAA contains:
- the LOC114179944 gene encoding legumin B-like, whose amino-acid sequence is MAFDLTPKKAEALFEGDGGGYYTWTTSEVPLLAQQNLGAGRLLLQPRGFALPHYADSSKVGYVIQGSDGVVGMVLPNSKEEVVLKLEQGDVIPVPIGAVSWWFNDGDTDLIIVFLGETSKALIPGKFTYFFLTGAIGLIGGFSTDFTSKVYGLDKDEAEKLTRSQTGILIIKLDKTQPMPKPQLHNTKKLVYNIDGAPPENAVEKAGLVKTLIEKEFSFIGDSGLSLIRVKLEPNAIKAPSYPVSATTQLIYIARGSGKIEIVDFNGKSVLNTEVEAGHLIVVPQFFVVAEVAGEEGLESYSTVTTTKPLFEELAGKTSIWSILSSTLQEVALNVDSDFQKLFISKIKESTNLFPPTT